Below is a genomic region from Pseudomonas extremaustralis.
CCAAGCAAGGTCGACTCGGCCTGTCCAACCCGACCATCGCCACCATGGAAAAAGGCGAAATCGAAGTGGGTATCGTCTGGGACTTCAACGGCCTGAGCTACAAAGCCAAGATGACCAACCCGGATGACTACGTGGTCCTGATCCCGTCGGACGGCTCGGTGAAATCCGGCTACACCACCATCATCAACACATACGCCAAGCACCCGAACGCCGCCAAGCTGACCCGCGAGTACATCTTCAGCGATGCCGGCCAACTCAACCTGGCGCGTGGCAATGCGCGTCCGATCCGTGCTGAAACCGACCTGAAACTGCCGGCCGATATCGCCAAGAACCTGATCCCGGGCGAGCAGTACACCAAGGCCAACCCGCAACCGATCAAGGACGCCGAGGCCTGGGAAAAAACCTCCAAGAAGCTGCCACAACTGTGGAACGAGCAAGTCATCGTAGAAATGAAGTAAGCCTGTAGCCCACTTTGGAGCTTCACAGGCGCTCCAAAGTGGCAGGGGCTTGTGTGGGAGGGGGCTTGCTCCCGATGGCGGTGGTTCAGCCACACGTGTATCAACTGAACCACTGCAATCGGGAGCAAGCCCCCCCACTTTTTACTTCCCGTTCCTCCAGGGAAATTGAGTCAAGTCTATTGCTGCGGAGCGCTCTCCCCCATGAAGCACAATGTCATCCTTGTCGTGCTCGACGGCCTGAATTTCGAGGTTGCCCAGCACGCCATGGGGCACTTGCAGGCCTATGTCGGCACAGGACGCGCAGCCCTCTACAAACTGGAATGTGAACTGCCCAGCCTGTCACGCCCGCTGTACGAGTGCATCCTCACCGGCGTGCCACCCATCCAGAGCGGTATCGTGCACAACAACGTCTCGCGCCTGTCCAACCAGCGCAGCATTTTCCATTACGCCACCGACGCGGGGCTTACCACCGCAGCGGCGGCTTACCACTGGGTCAGCGAGTTGTATAACCGCACGCCCTTTCTCGCCGCCCGGGATCGTCACACCGACGACAAGGCGCTGGCGATCCAGCACGGGCATTTCTATTGGAATGACCACTACCCGGACTCCCACCTGTTTGCCGACGCCGAAAGCCTGCGGCTCAAGCACGCGCCAA
It encodes:
- a CDS encoding alkaline phosphatase family protein, with amino-acid sequence MKHNVILVVLDGLNFEVAQHAMGHLQAYVGTGRAALYKLECELPSLSRPLYECILTGVPPIQSGIVHNNVSRLSNQRSIFHYATDAGLTTAAAAYHWVSELYNRTPFLAARDRHTDDKALAIQHGHFYWNDHYPDSHLFADAESLRLKHAPNFMVVHPMNIDDAGHKYGLDTPQYRNSARSADIILADYLQGWLDAGYQVLVTADHGMNNDRSHNGLLPQEREVPLFVVGDAFSLNADAAPKQTDLCGTVCELLGVPHDKPVCRELLK